The following are from one region of the Nocardia terpenica genome:
- a CDS encoding DUF3558 family protein, translating to MSTLIVLAAAALTAAACGSSQHGTAIVTSSTSATSTAVSKSAGLPPFPTLTASSLQPSAQHNQNRPDVAFDPCTWIDGATVTHLGYAPETRKRTTDINAEYTFLGCELKSPDKAYVLGILSGNRTMDEGRAKETAEGAQIQDTTIGGRSAMVVRTKDPDTCDVLLQTKVGYVDFQRTIFADHLDGPAPEKCSGMTDLVQDIVARIGDN from the coding sequence ATGTCGACCCTCATCGTCTTGGCCGCTGCCGCACTGACAGCGGCAGCGTGCGGCAGTTCCCAGCACGGAACGGCGATCGTCACCTCCTCGACCAGCGCAACATCGACTGCAGTGTCGAAATCGGCTGGCCTTCCGCCGTTCCCCACTCTGACCGCGTCGAGTCTGCAGCCATCGGCACAGCACAACCAGAACCGTCCTGATGTGGCTTTCGATCCCTGTACGTGGATTGATGGCGCCACCGTCACTCACCTCGGGTATGCCCCCGAGACTCGCAAGAGAACGACCGACATCAACGCCGAATACACGTTCCTCGGCTGCGAGCTCAAATCACCGGACAAGGCATATGTGTTGGGAATCCTGTCGGGTAACCGCACGATGGATGAGGGGCGGGCGAAGGAAACCGCCGAGGGCGCGCAAATTCAGGACACGACCATCGGTGGCCGCTCGGCGATGGTCGTACGGACCAAGGATCCGGATACCTGTGACGTGTTGTTGCAGACCAAAGTCGGCTACGTCGATTTCCAGCGGACGATATTCGCTGATCACCTTGATGGTCCGGCTCCTGAAAAGTGTTCGGGCATGACGGATTTGGTGCAAGACATCGTTGCGCGTATCGGGGACAACTGA